The following nucleotide sequence is from Pangasianodon hypophthalmus isolate fPanHyp1 chromosome 8, fPanHyp1.pri, whole genome shotgun sequence.
AATAGTAAACAATAAACAGCAGTTAAAAGCAGAAAGACATACTGTAgtatctctcactgtctcaaaGGTAAAATATGTGCATTATGATGCTGCATTATACAATCTCACGTTTAATTACAGGCTCTCTGGAAGTGAACTGGGTTAAAGTAAGTGGATGATCAACAGTGCTGTAGGCTTCAATGTGTAAGAAACACAATGACGTTTTCAAATTTAAACTCTTAATAACAAGTTTGTGCTCTCACTGGCAGTTTGTGGCCTACCGGCTGCCTTAAAGCCAGAGGCCAAGGGAACAtacgcactcactcacacatgcacagtcGTCTCTAATTAAGACATTATAATACAGAGCAGCATGAGGCAGAAGCAGTAGTCAGCTGATAGGAATGTGCTGTGCGTACAGGGAGCTCACCTGATATTCACCACGCGAGTTCTGTCTGTGTTGTCTCACTTCAGACGGTACCGTAGTTTGAGCTGTAACGCTTCATGCCACCTGACCAAGACTAGACACACAGTGGGCCTCActtatcaaactggatacaaacagatttatttgtaaatcatttgcaggagcatttacacaagaaatgtagtATTCATGGAAATCCAGCTTCATATCCTATGAGAGCTCCCGAGATTCCTGAGAATTTACATATTAGGAAAGTTACTAATATGAACCTTGATTGATTGGCGTATAACTGGCATGggttactgcacttttatatacagagTATGTTAGCAAGTTCTGTAAAAAATTCTGTGAAACTTTTatgacttgaaagaaaacaattcagcagaaatacataaattaagACAAGACTAGCttttcaattaggacaaaagaaatggcaccctataaatggaggaagagttagtgtgtgtctgtagctGGCACAccgcaatggctgagctgcattactggaagatttcaTGTTTGCCCCTTGCCTTTCTTATTGGAATACTCTTTGGATTTGCTCTTTGGTTACTGTGGATTACTGAGGCTGGCTTATATTGATTCTTGAACTATGGACTGTTTTGTTAACAAACCTCCTGAGTCAAACAAATCTCCTGAGTCCTGTTGGCTACAGTAAATCAGCTATGCCATGAACAAGCGTAATaatttacaaagaaaatcagcattgacaaaactttaaaaaaatctggcagacttttttttttttttcagttggcCCTACAAAAGCATTTACAAACAACTTCACTaaaagcttgataaatgaggcccattggtTTTACACGTGActaaaaaatattggcacccttcatgaaaatgaacaaGCGTATACATGCCATTAACATGCCATTTGTAATGTATGAGTTCAAACATATGGAGCACTATAATgctatatttattcattttcagtaaccaatTTAGCTTGGGTCACAGTGAACTTTCCCAAGATCACTGGCACAAAGCAGAAATCCACCCTGCAGAAGACAGTTCATTGCAGGGCTATAGTTTTATTTGAACTCAATATTTTTCTGGTTTTTGGAGGTTAGCTAAACTGGTTTGGTTGAGCCAGCTGCATGACCAAATGTTCCAATTGtgttctcatcagaccacaTCACATGAGTCCAACTGTAGTTCCCATGATACTTGTTCTTTCTTGCAACTcttccaaacagcttgttgttatAGATGTGGTGTTTTGTAGCTAAATTTAAAACTAGGCTACCCAAATTATCAACTGAATATTCAATTTAAGAATCAACAAAACTGTTCCTAACACACCATTATCCTTACTGTGCACATGGGAAGTGCACTCATGTGTCAGATTCCTGGCaaataagaatgaatgaaacatcaacaacaaccaTTTAAGATGGATGACAAAGAGATTTTACAGGTGCATTATAGTAAGTACAGAAATTCTTTGcagtgccaataattttgccacactattaaaaaaagttcTTATGAGAATTGATGCTTTGCAACTGACTGGCAACCCATCCAGGGTGTGCTCCATcctcatgtccagtgttcccgAAATAAGccccagatccaccatgaccctaaccaggatagagtggttactgaagatgaatgaatgaatgaaagagaatgggtttttctttaaaagaaaggAAGGTGGTTTAatggaaaacataaatatatattttttaatatatcttgtttatttccaattacaattatttttccccattctggaCATCAATATTTCTGGAATGGAAtgtatatgcaaaaaaaaggtTGTTGATGTTAGGTGCCATTGAGTCAAACTGATGCCTCTGAACTAAAACAGTTACAACCTAGGAGGCATTAAAGAATCAGAACATCATTCACACAACAGTTTCctattaaaaaagtaaagacaCTAATTTATCTCCCAATAAATTTTTGCTTTATATTCTCCAATCCTGTTTACCCATTTAGTTTTAAGCAtcaattatttacttattcagCTTCATACACAAAGAGTGGATGCAAGGCTTTCATCCTAAATATCAAAAAGCATAGTTCTGGATAATTCTAGtaaatttattgttatattgCATTCTTTAAAACATACACATATGCCAGACAGTTTAATAAATTGGCGTATTGGAAGCAGACACGGAACGAGACAGACAAGGGCTGGCGATCAGGGACTGACCCGCACTCCTCTTCAATGCCTCTGTccattttttctctcattttactCACATGCCCTTCTTCAGTCTGAGGGTTCGTTTCAAAATGACAGCAAGTTTAGCCTCTGTGCTAACATCCCTCGTGACTGTCACCGTGGCAACAGAAGGTCCAAAGCTCTCAGGACGATTAATAGGTCACATGTGTTAGAATTGATCAGTAGTCACGGTGGAAACAGGGGATACATAGCATCCAATCTGCAGACACACAAACAGCCAGAGGGAGAAGAAAACAAACGGAGAATGGCTTCTAGAACATGTTTCCATAGTGACAAATACAGATGTGACACATCTGACCTAATTTAAGGTCTTCAATGCCATCACCAACTCatctctcaaaacacacacacacataaaataaataatcccaGTACCATGTGttcagagagggagggagagggagatagagggagaaagagggagaaagagagagagagagagagagagagcgtgccTTCTTGTGGTCGTGACATCAATCTGTTGGACGGTGTGAGCTCACTGACTGGAGTCCATTTCTCTTTCCAATTATTCTAAAGGGGCGGAGCCACAACAAGAGGATCATTGCCATTGAGAGCTGTTAGAAAGTAGGAGCGCAGCGCTCACGGAGCGTTTCTAGGAGACATGATCATTAGCAAAGTGATTCGGTCGCGTGATAATTAGCAGAGGGCGGAGTTGTCGCAGAGCATCTCCTGGAGCTACAGGGCGAAGTCGTGCTCATGTATATTACTTGCAGATGGCTTCCAGAGCGTCCAGCGTGCGTTTGATGTCTCTGATCTGAGCCGCGAGAGTCTGGATGGGCTGCATGGAGCGATCCAGTTCCTCACAACGTGCCATCAGTGTGTACATTCCCTACATACACAGgcacaataaaatatttcatgaacaaaaataacagaaaccaCAGATGATGAGATGAGTAGTAAATAATGGTTTATAAATATTAGTAAAGATTTCTCATACCTTTATGCTCATATCTACTGACTCCCCCAAACTGTCCACAGAGTCTCGATATGTCTGAATATACCCCACACTCAATGCTGTCATctacacaaagagaaagaaagggttAAACACTTACACTTACCAAAACAAGTTCACACTAAAGGTTGAGGGGAAAATTAGGGTTGAAaaccctattattattattagtaacaACTAATAGGGGCAGTTGGGGCCTAATGGGTAGAAAGTCGGACTGGCAACCCAATGGTGAACCTGAAAGTCGAgggttcaagtctcaggtccggcagggattgtaggtggggggagtgaatgaccagcgccctctcccaccctcaatacgaggtgaggtgaggtgagacccttgacaccgaacccccaactgctccccgggcgccgcagcaaaaaaggctgcccactgctccgagtgtgtgttcagggtgtatgtgtgcacttggatgggttaaatgcagagcacaaattctaagtatgggtcaccatacttggccacaggTCACTCCACTTAATGATGATAATGCTGTCAAAAATCAGGAATAAACACtacatttattataatacattttattccaCAGCATTTGGACAACCAAGCTGAAGTAGGCTCCTTGGCTACTAGGTAACATtccaagctgtgttttttttttaatcttataaacttcaagaaggagagaaaaaagagagaatggtgagggaaaacctgtttacagctgctataacacaagtgataacaggaactaacctgtttcgcAGACAtgccacaacaataaatgtaactataaatattaacatttaagacatgtcattctttagtttataaaaatataattggcaaattgctttggtataagaggaataaaaagatcaggacatgctgttatcagaaaataatcaacttcatggtaGTAACACCAGCCCATCcttgattactttcctacaacacatcctgaagtgtttattccttacatatctaACACTGTAGCAACGTCAAGAGGCCTGCTTGAACCATGTTTGATGAATTAATAAGGAAACAATAGTGGATTTCTGACACGTAAggcagctttaaaaaaaaaaaaagaattaaaaaaaaaaaaaagaaaaaacaggcagaagggagaagaaaagaagtTAAGGGGAGAGGAACACTGAGATTTGAGCTGAGACTTGAAACAGGACAGAGAAACACTCATGGTGATTGTGTGGGAAGGAATTCCAAAGTTCACAGGCCATGCCACTGAACAATGTGCCTCCCACTATGGCCAGTCTCGTCCTGCAGAGCACCAGTAGATCATATCGGACCGTAGAGGGTGAGCTGAGGGGGTAAGAATGCTCAAAAAGATAAAGGAGAAGGAGAGCATGCAGTGCTTTAAAATTACATGAATGACACAGACAGCTGGggtaactgactgactgagctacATTCAGGGTTTTGGGACAGACAAGcaaaatttcagttttattagaCTTTACCTTAGGAATGGAGTCTAAACATTTTTAACTAGACAGACGCAGTTAATGATGTGGTGAGCCTAATACTAATATCTGATCTAAGACCTGAGGGTCACCAAATTATCTCAGCAGAGTGGAGAATATGATGAAGTGGAGCAGACCTAGAACTCAACCTTGAGGGACTTCTTGTGTAATATGCGGGATTAAGGATTTAGGTTCATCATAGATACAAAGTAAAGTTTCCCATGAGATAAGATTTAAATTATGCAAGAGTAGTGTCTGACATTCCAATGAAAAGGAGACAATAGATAAGAATGATTCACTGTGTCAAAGGCTGAACTAAAGGCATGAGGTCAGCAGACTGAAAATCATTactgatttttacacaaaatcagACTGGAAATGCTCAAACTGGCAGTTTGGATAAGAATGATAACTGGGtctagtttttaatttttttttagatattaagAGAATCAGTGTGAATTTTCTAATAGAACACAGAACAAATCAAGAGGCTTATTAATGAAGTAAGAGATAGGGCAAGAAATAACAGATGAGCAGGTGATGGCAGATGAAGGGATTTGATTTAGAAATAAGTACAAGGTTCAAAGTGTGacatttttaagtaaatttCTAACTCAGGAGCTGAGCAATAAGAGGAGTGAGCAACACTAATCAAATGGTTGAAGTAGGCCTTGGCATAAACAGGAAGACCAGTGCTCAAGACGCCTACCTGCAGATTTAATGGCACAAAGTTCAGAGGTAAACCAAGGAAAGGCATCAGCAGAGTCTTAACAAGAGCGCATAACAACAGGATTTGTGAGATTAGTGATGTCAGTAAAGGGGGCTGAGTGTAGTACAGCCCAGAATGTGGAATGAGTCAACAGATCTAGTGTTGTGGGATGCAAGATTGTGTAGGactttgttaaaaattaaaaaaaaaaaacttattacTGAGTCAGGGAACAAAAATACTTTATCATATGATGTTTTCGAATTTGTATAAATACGTCATATGCCAGCTTAGATATGTAAACCGTCATCACACCCCAGCTAGGTGGCACAAAAGAAGTCTGACTACAAAGTGACAGACAGGAGCTGGCAGCCAATcaagagagtgggagagagagagagaaagagagtgggaGAGCAAGAAAGTGACAGAGTGAAATGGTCTAACATAATCAAATTAGAGCTAAATGGATTTTTGGGCTTTTTTCTTGCCAAACAGATAAGGCTTCTCTAATTTGGAGGGAAGCTAGTGAATGATAATCATCTGATACATCCTTGCTGAGGAATTTGTATCATTGCCCAGTTGCAAATTTGTTTCAGCTAAAGAGATAATGATAGCAGGATAGTGGGCCACCAATCTGTGTCTTTTAACAACCAGATGTGATGGTTTTATTCtctatattgtattttttgagTTAGTGAGCTTAATACCAACTTAATAATCAGTAAATGTGACAGACATGCTAAAGTTCTACTTTTATAATACCATAATGAAAGTAGATTACTTACAGCATCAGAGATGTGCACACTTGGACCACAtcccaaactgcatactacAGAGCTAAATAGTATGCCAGTGGCATGTTTTTGGCATCATTACTATTTAGGAATCCTATTTAGTGCAGGTTATGTGGTTTGAGATGCTGTTTTTAACAGCTTGACTTGAATGTGACATTGCACTGGACATTGCACTGGCAGCTGTGAGACTAATCCACATTGTGGAGAATGGTTTATACTGTACTTGTGCAAGTACCTACGTTATCTCACAAGAGTAGTGTAGCAATATTTTACTGGAAAACAACTGGTTTTCCACTTGTCAAACTAGGTCAGTGATGTATTGACTTGTATGTTTAAGCAGATGTgaaaaggatgtgtgtgtgtgtgtgtgtgtgtataagagttgTGTTTATGCTCTAGTGATCTAGAGCTTACATTCTGGATAGTTCCATTGAGACTGCGGAGCATCATCTCCACGCTGTGTGCaacctcctgtgtgtgtttgtgcaggtcCAGCAGCACACTGGGGTCTATGGGCGGGATGTCAGCTGGCCGACGCAATGAACCACGGCCTCGCACCACTGGGCCTGAGCAGTCCGctgcacacaatacacacatgcagGGAACAGACTGATCAGTACAGCTCTAGAGTGTACTGCCTGCTCTCACTATCAggttaaaatgttaacatttaattaataaacctTCTGccattccttacttatttacGTTTTAAAtgataagtaaataagtatTGTGTTACTTGTGGAGGACTGATATGATTGCTTAACACTACCAAAAAGTTACTGCAGTCATATAATATTGCAGTGAGAATGTTTAAACAATAAGGAGAAATAGAACGGATAAGGgactgtcacacactcacagtcggTGTCAAGGCTGGGGCGTGAACTCATTTTGATTTTCTGCTCCAAGTTCTTGGTGATGAAGTGGGTGAGATCTCCGTCATGGCTCACTGTGCCCTCCAGTTCCAGAGCGCTGGAGATAGTAGCCCTGCGGCCCTCGCCTGCCGCAGCCCGCGTGCcacctccacacgcctcacTGATGCCGTCCAGACTCTTACTGTCCTGCATTCCCCGCACCACCCGCTCCCGTCCAGGAGCAGAACGCACCCGCACTTCTGCCATCACATGAGCTGGCCGTGGCCAATCATCAGGTGCTGGCAGCACGGGAGGAGGGACTGAGCTCGGGGGAGGAGCTGGGACCAGGGGCGGGGCCTGGTCAGGAGGCGTGGAAGCAGACAAATGGCCATTATCGTAAAAGTTACAGTTGACTGGTTCTGTAGGTGGAGTTTGGGAAGTGGTTGAGTCTTCAGTGGTGGTCTCTTTTACTGGCTGAGGAGACAGAAGTTCAAATGCACATAACACTTTACAGATAGACGCCATTTTCCCAGACTGACTCAATGTCTTGTCCCCCCATGTACATGCCCAACACAACATAACAGTCATTAATAGGCATGAGATGATACATTAAAGCCACGATACGAGACATATCCCAATACAGATTTCACAAGACGATACTGACGCAAATACGatgtcaaatttaaaaaaaaaaaaaaaactcagcacaCAGGTGTTGATTTTAACCCATGTTTCAAACCGCAGTGGAAACCGGAGTGCACGTATATAAGCTGGTTTACAGTAACTGCCCTTCTGGCCACACTACGCATTTGCTGTGAATTCTGGAATAGTAtgaaaatgttgagcagtaATGTATTATGAAACGTTTCAGTATTTTGTTTTCCAAGTTCACGTGGGCCAAATGAAATGAGACTGCAGGCCTTGTGTTTGACACATGTGCCATCATTTTTTCTGATTAGCTTAACTTTGTGGACTATTAAGTAAGCATGCTTTGAGGCAGTGAGGTTCCCACTCACGAACTTCGTCCTCTGTATACTACTACCTCTGGTGCGGCCACCTAGTGTGTACGAAGAGATAACgctcataatgaatattaaactgAAATACCTCAGTACACCTCAGAGAAGAAAAATTTGTCTCACCAGTATTTTGTATCATGATATTCGAGACAATGAATTTCTGTCTCATGCCTTGTAATTATGGCTGTAATTCTATTTCTTCCAAGTTAGCTTTGTCATGATCATTGGAGGATTTTAATTCCATAGTGCCTCCCACACAGAGGCAAAAAGACAACCATTGTTTTATAGACACTATTTAAAAGTatgcaaatttaaatataataaaaccagATACTTAAAGTTATAAgacttgtgtgtttttggaatAGTGTTTCTGATTTTTGGGGCTACAATGCCAAAAGTTAACACTTCAGAGGTACAAGGTTTTCTGTGACCTCAACAAATAAACCTTTGAACTCTGATAGGTGTTTAGTTTGATTAgttggctttaaaaaaaaaaaataaaaaaaaaaactgtttttttttttttttttaaacaggatgACATTCAGCAGACACATTTAGCTAAATTCTCACCTGCACAGTAAAGTCTGCTGTCTGCTGATTCTCCTCACTGTTTTCCACTTCCTCATCATCTCTTTCATCATTCTGGTTTCTGACCTCCttctcctccactcctcccCACCCATCACTGGGTTGTTTGTGTGGCGTGTTGGCAGTTTCCATGTATGGACTGTCTTTGGTTACTGGTTGTGAGTGAGATGTGTGTTCGTCTGTGTGTGTAGGGCCACCTTTGCAggcgtgtgtgttagtgtgaggcGCTGAGTTTatgtgtgcgtgtctgcacgTAGAGTCCATGCTGTGGGGCGAGTGTATGCGTGTCTCAGGAGTTCCTTCCTGTGTGTCTTGCTCCGGGCAAGCTACTCCATCTCGACACTTCTGCACCTGAGAGGTGGAGCCATTAGCGGCTGTCCAATCGCAGGCCTCTGGAGAGTCAGGAGTGTCTGTCCCATCAGTCTCTTCCTGCACATGGTGGCCAATCCCAGAGGAGTGGCTCATCCCTCAACCTGctacataaaaaatgttatcaGTGCACTACCATCGTATCTCCTGTGTCAGTTTACTTTTGCACGTCCACATTATCATTGCTTCTTCCTTGATGGGATGTTCAGAACAAATGTATGAAAACAATTCTTATCTCACTTATGTACGCTGCAAGAAATGTGAAACAAGCAAACGTTTTGTCTACATAGAGTTGCCAGTTTATAAGGTACACCTAGGTTCATTCGACAGCTCCtgcgatttaaaaaaaaaaaataaaaaaaaaaaatactcccACCCTATGTGCGCACAATTACTATAGACATTCTGCACAACATGTCAGCCCCTTCTACCCCTTTACTAGAGGAAAGGGTCAGTAAGACAACCAGCTAATATTTGGGTAGTGGACAATTCAAAAATAATTCTACCtgtcttaataaaaataatgctgtaCGCCCAAATGTCTTACAAATACAGCTGAGTTTTCATCCAATATGAAAGAATTGTGcctctatctatttatctatctatctatggttcttccccaaaccacaaagttggaaacacacaattgtatagaatgtctttgtgtgctgtagcattacaatttcccttcactggaactaagaggcccaaacatgttccagcatgacaatccccctgtgcacaaagtgagatccatgaagacatggtttgccaagggaAGAACTTGACTgacctgcacagaaccctgacctcaaccccactgaacatattttaatatttggataGTGGACAATTCTCAGCACAGTAGTGACAGTGaaatggtagtgtgtgtggcaCTGGCATGAGAATATCAAGTGCAACGGTGGTGCTTGGATTTTGTTCGAATAGAAAGACTAGCTTCCCTTTTTACATGTACAGTGTCTTTACCATCCTCTAGCCCTTTCTCAGTTTTGTTTGAATAGAAAGACTAGCTTCCCTTTTTacaagtacagtgtgtttaccATCCTCTAGCTCTTTCTCAGTGTCAGCTCCTGCCCACAGGACCACTGTTGGCTGGCACACCGTACTCAATCCAAGGTGTTAAATATCTCAGTAACGCTACTGCGTCTGATACATTTATACCagcagcacacagacacacccatgCCAGTGTCTCTATCATGATATGAGAATGCTCATCCACCCAAATCATCTCTGTCCATATCCATTGATGGAAAGTGATCAGAGGTGTTGACAAATTGTTGACCTATAAAGTGCACCTATACACAGTAGTAAGTACATACAGATAAAATGGCAATGTATAGGTGGTATGAATCACTGAATGACACTGCACTATTACTGCCATAGCTGAGCTATAATGAGTTGAATCACATGAATCCTGAATCACATCCCAGCTTTCATGACACACAGTCCCACAGTATAACCACAGCTCACCAGCTAACATCATCCACCACGGGATAAGGGCTAAATTTGTCGTAAAATATTTAACTAGTGACCCTGACAGCACccattttactgtatttcacGTGATCGAGTCTTTTTAATCAGCTACAGTTAGCTAGATTGAGGAACTGAAATCATATGACgacattagccagctagctagcattagccaACAGAATTGCCTTAACCAAACAAGCTGGATAATTTAATAGCAAAGAGAAACGTATTTGTATTGCTGAATTGCATAAATGTAACAGAA
It contains:
- the borcs6 gene encoding BLOC-1 related complex subunit 6 — protein: MSHSSGIGHHVQEETDGTDTPDSPEACDWTAANGSTSQVQKCRDGVACPEQDTQEGTPETRIHSPHSMDSTCRHAHINSAPHTNTHACKGGPTHTDEHTSHSQPVTKDSPYMETANTPHKQPSDGWGGVEEKEVRNQNDERDDEEVENSEENQQTADFTVQPVKETTTEDSTTSQTPPTEPVNCNFYDNGHLSASTPPDQAPPLVPAPPPSSVPPPVLPAPDDWPRPAHVMAEVRVRSAPGRERVVRGMQDSKSLDGISEACGGGTRAAAGEGRRATISSALELEGTVSHDGDLTHFITKNLEQKIKMSSRPSLDTDSDCSGPVVRGRGSLRRPADIPPIDPSVLLDLHKHTQEVAHSVEMMLRSLNGTIQNMTALSVGYIQTYRDSVDSLGESVDMSIKGMYTLMARCEELDRSMQPIQTLAAQIRDIKRTLDALEAICK